In Marinobacter sp. es.048, the following proteins share a genomic window:
- the glgC gene encoding glucose-1-phosphate adenylyltransferase gives MHTAQRFVSRLTRQTLALVLAGGRGSRLYDLTKWRAKPAVPFGGKFRIIDFPLSNCINSGIGQVGVITQYKSHSLIRHIQRGWGFLRGELDEFVELLPAQQRIETSWYEGTADAVLQNLDIIRSHRPEYVLILAGDHVYKMDYGTMLAHHVENDADITVGCIEVPIDEASAFGVMSVDDELRVTEFVEKPEQPKPMPGQPGKALASMGIYVFSTQVLFDELMRDQQLDGESSHDFGKDIIPSVIKRLRVVAFPFRNPIQNKPAYWRDVGTVDALWQANLELIGISPELNLYDSHWPIWTYQEQLPPAKFVFDDDNRRGMAVDSMVAGGCIVSGALVKHSLLFSQVKVHSFSEVSDSVIYPDVDIGRHCHIRNALIDRGCRIPEGTRIGFDEAEDRKRFHVSPKGIVLITPEMLGQDYPHGL, from the coding sequence ATGCATACGGCCCAGCGTTTCGTCAGTCGTCTCACTCGTCAGACTCTCGCACTGGTACTTGCAGGGGGGCGGGGCTCCCGCCTCTACGATCTCACCAAGTGGCGTGCCAAACCGGCGGTGCCATTTGGCGGCAAGTTCCGAATCATCGATTTTCCCCTTTCCAACTGCATCAACTCCGGCATAGGCCAGGTTGGCGTGATCACCCAGTACAAATCCCATTCCCTGATCCGCCACATTCAGCGGGGCTGGGGTTTTTTAAGGGGAGAGCTGGATGAGTTCGTCGAGCTGTTACCGGCCCAGCAACGCATCGAAACATCCTGGTATGAAGGAACTGCCGATGCTGTGCTCCAGAACCTCGACATCATTCGAAGTCACCGGCCTGAGTACGTACTGATTCTGGCGGGCGACCATGTGTACAAGATGGATTACGGCACCATGCTGGCCCATCACGTGGAAAATGATGCCGATATCACGGTTGGCTGTATCGAAGTCCCGATCGATGAAGCCTCGGCATTCGGGGTAATGTCGGTCGATGATGAACTCAGAGTTACTGAATTCGTGGAAAAGCCGGAGCAGCCCAAACCGATGCCAGGCCAACCAGGGAAGGCACTGGCGTCCATGGGAATTTACGTGTTCAGCACTCAGGTGCTTTTTGATGAATTGATGCGTGACCAGCAGTTGGATGGGGAATCTTCCCACGATTTCGGCAAGGACATTATCCCTTCCGTGATCAAACGCCTGCGTGTGGTCGCGTTCCCGTTCCGCAACCCTATTCAGAACAAACCAGCCTACTGGAGGGACGTAGGCACCGTCGACGCACTCTGGCAGGCAAACCTTGAGCTGATCGGCATTAGCCCGGAACTGAACCTTTACGATTCTCACTGGCCCATATGGACCTACCAGGAACAGTTGCCACCGGCAAAATTCGTGTTCGACGATGACAATCGCCGTGGAATGGCGGTGGATTCCATGGTGGCCGGTGGCTGCATCGTGTCCGGCGCTCTGGTGAAACATTCACTGCTATTCTCACAAGTTAAAGTGCACTCTTTTAGTGAAGTATCAGATTCGGTTATCTATCCGGACGTGGATATTGGCCGCCACTGCCATATCCGAAATGCGTTGATTGATCGGGGATGCCGCATTCCGGAAGGCACTCGCATCGGGTTTGACGAGGCCGAAGACCGGAAACGGTTTCATGTTTCCCCCAAAGGTATTGTGCTGATCACGCCCGAGATGCTCGGGCAGGATTATCCCCATGGCCTCTGA
- a CDS encoding glycoside hydrolase family 57 protein codes for MASDTKTPVVLCWHMHQPSYQDMRTNQFLFPWVYLHTIKDYSDMAAHLEANPDARAVVNFAPVLLEQIETYLIQIERWRHAAGEIGDPLLSALVAEKLPETGTPAFLGLMEKSLRANRERIINRYPAYARLAELAELYRGKPELQRYVSSRLLSDLLVWYHLGWMGETIRRKSHCIQSLQEKGQNFSMDDRRALLDVIFDVLSGIGPRYRHLAEKGQVELSVSPYTHAMLPLLIDLTSAREALPDIALPVHSHYPGGEERAGWQLQQAKAVFQRFFGVDPTGCWASEGGLSQATLGLLDQHQFRWTASGDSVVHNSLNRARETNPELSDYGIHRPYTFGESATSVFFRDDGLSDLIGFSYADWHAKDAVGNLVHHMENIAGQSKGKARPVISVIMDGENAWEYYPENGFHFLDELYRVLANHPRLKLTTYSDLVANPVTEAVHLPYLVAGSWIYGTFSTWIGDPDKNRAWDLLCEAKTHFDRVMDNGSLNSEQKEAAMEQLAICEGSDWFWWFGDYNPAQIVSDFEHLYRRHLVNLYEMIGYPAPPSVFQQLSQGSGEPARGGTMRPGHEADNPA; via the coding sequence ATGGCCTCTGACACCAAAACGCCGGTTGTACTATGCTGGCATATGCACCAGCCGTCCTATCAGGATATGCGTACCAATCAGTTCCTGTTCCCCTGGGTGTACCTACATACCATCAAGGATTACAGCGACATGGCCGCGCATCTGGAAGCGAATCCAGACGCGCGAGCGGTGGTCAATTTCGCGCCTGTTCTGCTTGAGCAGATCGAAACCTACCTGATCCAGATAGAGCGTTGGCGCCACGCTGCCGGAGAGATTGGTGACCCTCTGCTGTCCGCTTTGGTCGCGGAGAAACTTCCGGAAACCGGTACGCCGGCTTTTCTGGGTCTGATGGAGAAGTCCCTGCGGGCCAATCGGGAGCGGATCATCAATCGCTATCCCGCATACGCACGGTTGGCAGAATTGGCCGAGCTTTACCGCGGGAAACCGGAACTTCAGAGGTACGTTTCCAGCCGTTTACTTTCGGATCTTCTGGTCTGGTACCACTTGGGCTGGATGGGGGAGACCATCCGCCGAAAAAGCCACTGCATTCAGAGCCTTCAGGAAAAAGGCCAAAACTTCTCGATGGATGACCGGCGTGCATTGCTGGATGTGATTTTTGATGTGTTATCCGGCATCGGCCCCAGGTACCGTCATCTCGCCGAGAAAGGCCAGGTTGAACTCTCGGTCAGCCCCTATACCCATGCCATGCTGCCGTTGCTCATCGACCTGACGTCCGCCCGCGAGGCATTGCCAGACATCGCCTTGCCGGTTCACAGTCATTATCCGGGCGGTGAGGAACGGGCTGGCTGGCAGCTACAGCAAGCAAAAGCGGTATTTCAGAGGTTCTTCGGCGTTGATCCGACCGGTTGCTGGGCCTCGGAGGGCGGCCTCAGCCAGGCCACTCTGGGCTTGCTGGACCAACATCAGTTCCGATGGACAGCAAGCGGGGATTCCGTGGTTCACAACAGTCTTAACCGCGCCAGAGAGACGAACCCGGAATTGTCGGATTACGGCATCCATCGGCCCTACACCTTCGGTGAATCGGCCACATCTGTGTTCTTTCGGGACGACGGCCTATCAGACCTTATCGGGTTTAGCTACGCGGACTGGCACGCCAAGGACGCCGTTGGCAACCTGGTTCACCACATGGAAAACATCGCCGGCCAGAGCAAAGGCAAAGCGCGGCCTGTGATTTCCGTGATTATGGATGGCGAGAACGCCTGGGAGTATTATCCGGAAAATGGCTTTCATTTCCTGGATGAACTCTACCGAGTACTTGCGAACCACCCCAGGCTGAAACTGACCACCTACAGCGATTTGGTTGCGAACCCGGTCACCGAGGCGGTTCATCTGCCATATCTGGTGGCCGGAAGCTGGATATACGGCACTTTTTCCACCTGGATTGGTGATCCGGACAAGAACCGCGCCTGGGATCTGCTGTGTGAAGCGAAAACCCACTTTGACCGCGTGATGGACAACGGCAGCCTCAACTCAGAACAAAAAGAGGCCGCCATGGAACAACTGGCGATCTGTGAAGGCTCCGACTGGTTCTGGTGGTTTGGCGACTACAACCCGGCCCAGATCGTTAGCGACTTCGAGCATCTTTATCGCCGCCACCTGGTAAACCTCTATGAAATGATCGGTTACCCGGCACCGCCTTCGGTATTCCAGCAGCTAAGCCAGGGAAGTGGAGAACCGGCCCGCGGTGGCACCATGCGACCAGGACACGAGGCGGATAATCCGGCATGA